One Equus quagga isolate Etosha38 chromosome 5, UCLA_HA_Equagga_1.0, whole genome shotgun sequence genomic window carries:
- the ZFP36L2 gene encoding mRNA decay activator protein ZFP36L2, whose translation MSTTLLSAFYDIDFLCKTEKSLANLNLNMLDKKAVGTPVAAAPSSGFTPGFLRRHSASNLHALAHPAPSPGSCSPKFPGAANGSSCGSGAAGGPASYGTLKEPSGGGGTALLNKENKFRDRSFSENGERSQHLLHLQQQQKGGGGSQINSTRYKTELCRPFEESGTCKYGEKCQFAHGFHELRSLTRHPKYKTELCRTFHTIGFCPYGPRCHFIHNAEERRPAPSGAASGDLRSFSARDALHLGFPREPRPKLHHSLSFSGFPSGHHQPPGGLESPLLLDSPTSRTPPPPSCSSASSCSSSASSCSSASAASTPSGAPTCCASAAAAAAAALLYGPGGAEDLLAPGAPCAACSSASCANNAFAFGPELSSLITPLAIQTHNFAAVAAAAYYRSQQQQQPPPPPPPQPGLAPPAQPPAPPSAPLPPSAAAPPSPPFSFQLPRRLSESPVFDAPPSPPDSLSDRDSYLSGSLSSGSLSGSESPSLDPGRRLPIFSRLSISDD comes from the exons ATGTCGACCACACTTCTGTCCGCCTTCTACGATATCGACTTCTTGTGCAAG ACGGAGAAATCCCTGGCCAACCTCAATCTGAACATGCTGGACAAGAAGGCGGTGGGGACGCCCGTGGCCGCCGCCCCCAGCTCGGGCTTCACGCCGGGCTTCCTCCGACGGCACTCGGCCAGCAACCTGCACGCGCTCGCTCACCCCGCGCCTAGCCCCGGCAGCTGTTCACCCAAGTTCCCGGGCGCGGCTAACGGCAGCAGCTGCGGCAGCGGGGCGGCCGGCGGCCCGGCCTCCTACGGCACCCTCAAGGAGCCGTCGGGGGGCGGCGGCACGGCCCTGCTGAACAAGGAGAACAAGTTCCGGGACCGCTCGTTCAGCGAGAACGGAGAGCGCAGCCAGCACCTCCTgcacctgcagcagcagcagaaggggGGCGGCGGCTCCCAGATCAACTCGACGCGCTACAAAACTGAGCTGTGCCGGCCTTTCGAGGAGAGCGGCACGTGCAAGTACGGCGAGAAGTGCCAGTTCGCGCACGGCTTCCACGAGCTGCGCAGCCTCACGCGGCACCCGAAGTACAAGACGGAGCTGTGCCGCACCTTCCACACCATCGGCTTCTGCCCCTACGGGCCGCGCTGCCACTTCATCCACAACGCCGAGGAGCGACGGCCCGCGCCGTCGGGGGCCGCCTCTGGGGACCTGCGCAGCTTTAGCGCGCGCGACGCGCTGCACTTGGGCTTCCCGCGGGAGCCCCGGCCCAAGCTGCACCACAGCCTCAGCTTCTCGGGCTTCCCCTCGGGCCACCACCAGCCCCCGGGGGGCCTCGAGTCGCCGCTGCTGCTAGACAGCCCCACGTCGCGCACGCCGCCGCCCCCCTCCTGCTCCTCGGCCTCGTCCTGCTCCTCGTCCGCGTCGTCCTGCTCGTCGGCCTCGGCGGCCTCCACGCCCTCGGGCGCCCCGACGTGCTGTGCctccgcggcggcggcggcggcggccgcgctGCTCTACGGCCCCGGGGGCGCCGAGGACCTGCTGGCGCCGGGCGCGCCGTGCGCCGCCTGCTCATCCGCCTCGTGCGCGAACAACGCCTTCGCCTTCGGCCCCGAGCTGAGCAGCCTCATCACGCCGCTTGCCATCCAGACCCACAACTTCGCCGCCGTGGCCGCCGCCGCCTACTACCgcagccagcagcagcagcagccgccgccgccgccgccgccgcagccggGCCTGGCGCCCCCCGCGCAGCCCCCGGCGCCGCCCAGCGCGCCCCTCCCGCCCAGCGCCGCCGCGCCGCCCTCGCCGCCCTTCAGTTTCCAGCTGCCGCGCCGCCTGTCCGAGTCGCCCGTGTTCGACGCGCCGCCCAGCCCCCCGGACTCGCTGTCGGACCGCGACAGCTACTTGAGCGGCTCCTTGAGCTCGGGCAGCCTCAGCGGCTCCGAGTCCCCCAGCCTCGACCCCGGCCGCCGCCTGCCCATCTTCAGCCGGCTCTCCATCTCCGACGACTGA